From Haemorhous mexicanus isolate bHaeMex1 chromosome 2, bHaeMex1.pri, whole genome shotgun sequence, the proteins below share one genomic window:
- the LACC1 gene encoding purine nucleoside phosphorylase LACC1: MVEAVLIDLFSLPDNLQNNIQGLLHSTLEAIEKCSSSHAPLVYVMCCQRQGSERKGELEFLLPALGGFQSLKRRLEVVCAQTTAAALYTIKQRLDEKDLSIIKVILPNLRKDVMKVYIDHLFTAVYQFEFEDLQVVPDSESLQISEHQHEGQTLPSQDMALIQSEIQMYLESLPSLKGELTILRSSLIPDDIFLHGFTTRTGGISYIPTLSSCNLFSSSKRRDPQVVVKENLRRLANAAGFNPEAFHRVKVDHANAVCIMGKTEPDDYDGIVTNQRGVTLAAPGADCIPVLFADPVRRACGAAHSGWKGTLLGVSMATVNAMVSEYGCNMKDILVVLGPSVGPCCYKLPHESAKEFHRIDPNCVRLFDSASPYIDIRRATRILLERGGILPENIQDDSITDQNQNITFCTACHPDKFYSHFRDGANFGTQIGFISIKD, translated from the exons ATGGTGGAAGCAGTACTGATAGATCTGTTCAGCCTCCCAGACAACTTGCAGAACAACATCCAGGGATTACTACACAGCACTCTGGAAGCTATTGAGAAATGCTCTTCAAGCCATGCTCCATTGGTTTATGTCATGTGTTGCCAGAGGCAGGGGAGTGAAAGGAAAGGTGAACTAGAATTCttgcttccagctctgggaggtTTTCAGAGTCTGAAGAGAAGACTGGAGGTGGTATGTGCTCAGactacagctgctgctttgtacACCATCAAACAGAGACTGGATGAAAAAGACCTGAGTATCATTAAAGTTATTCTCCCTAACTTAAGAAAAGACGTAATGAAAGTATATATAGACCATCTCTTTACAGCAGTCTACCAGTTTGAATTCGAGGATTTACAGGTGGTACCTGACAGTGAAAGCCTGCAGATATCAGAACATCAGCATGAAGGGCAAACACTTCCTTCACAGGACATGGCACTCATCCAAAGTGAGATTCAGATGTACTTGGAAAGCCTGCCAAGCCTGAAAGGGGAGCTCACCATCCTCAGATCTTCCCTGATCCCAG ATGATATTTTCCTACATGGGTTCACCACAAGGACAGGTGGGATCTCCTACATACCAACTCTAAGCTCCTGCAATCTCTTCAGCAGCTCCAAGCGCAGGGACCCACAAGTTGTTGTTAAAGAAAATCTCCGCCGGCTGGCTAATGCTGCAGGATTTAACCCTGAGGCTTTTCACAGAGTCAAG GTAGATCACGCTAATGCTGTGTGTATTATGGGAAAGACAGAGCCTGACGACTATGATGGAATAGTTACGAATCAGAGGGGTGTCACgctggcagctccaggtgctgacTGCATACCCGTGCTCTTTGCTGATCCTGTCAGAAGAGCCTGCGGTGCTGCTCATTCTG GATGGAAGGGCACATTGTTAGGAGTGTCTATGGCCACAGTGAATGCTATGGTATCAGAATATGGCTGTAACATGAAAGACATCCTTGTGGTGCTGGGCCCGTCTGTGGGACCTTGCTGCTATAAACTTCCTCATGAATCAGCAAAAGAATTTCACAGAATTGATCCAAATTGTGTGAGACTATTTGACTCTGCAAGTCCTTATATTGATATCAGAAGAGCAACAAG gaTTCTTCTTGAGAGGGGTGGGATTCTTCCCGAGAACATCCAAGATGATTCTATCACAGACCAGAACCAAAACATCACTTTCTGTACTGCATGCCACCCTGATAAATTTTACTCTCACTTTCGTGATGGCGCTAACTTTGGGACACAGATTGGCTTCATATCAATCAAAGACTGA